From the genome of Litoribacterium kuwaitense:
GAGGATGGCAAGGTGGTCTTCTGGCGATGGTCGCCATCTTTTTACCAGCATTTTTGTTAATCGCAGGAACACTTCCTTTTTGGCAGGAAATGCGTCATTTGCCAAAGATGCGAGGCGCGGTGCTTGGAATTAATGCCGCCGTTGTCGGTATTTTGGCTGCCGCTTTGTATCAGCTGATCTGGACGTCGTCCATTACTGCTGCGATTGATGTCGCGTTAGTGGCCATTTTGTTTGTCATGTTAAAAAGCTGGAATGTCCCACCGTGGGTCGTCGTCATTACAGGCGCGCTCTGTGGATGGGGGGCCTCTGTAATTTTGTAAGCGTGAAGGCTGGGCAGTTTACTGCCCAGCTTTGTTGTGTGAAAAAGGGGAAAAAGCCAATTTAGGCAATGAATTTTTTGCTAATCGTTTGACAATAAAGATTATTTAGATAGAAAATGTATTTATGAATACTAAGATACAGAACATGTGGCAAGGAATGAAGATCGTTCTCAAAAGCATTAAAACGCTTTGGCGAGCAAGCCCAACATATTTAGTCATTGCTTTTGCCGTTGCGATTGTTGGCGGCTTAATTCCGACTGGCGAGTTGTATTTATTTAAATTAGTTTTAGATATGTTTGAACATTTTGCGGCAGAAAGGGAGGTCAATGCCAGCCTTTTTATCATTTTGTTTGGTTTCGTCTTCATGAAGTCGGTCCGTATGGTCACGGAAACAGTCGGGCAAAGCGCGCAAAGAGTTTTAGCGGAATTAACGTCTCATGATATGAGAACATCAGTGTTTGAAAAAACGATGAAGGAGCCGTATTGGAAATTTGATCGACCAGAATATTTTGATCAAATCCGCCGAGTTTCAAACGAGGTAGAATCGCGACCATTGCATTTAGTCAATGCATTATTTTTTATGATTGAAGCGATGATTTCTTTAGTTGGTGTCATTGTGCTTCTTTCTTTTATCAGTCCATTGTTGGTCATGTTCATTT
Proteins encoded in this window:
- a CDS encoding chromate transporter; protein product: GWQGGLLAMVAIFLPAFLLIAGTLPFWQEMRHLPKMRGAVLGINAAVVGILAAALYQLIWTSSITAAIDVALVAILFVMLKSWNVPPWVVVITGALCGWGASVIL